In Rutidosis leptorrhynchoides isolate AG116_Rl617_1_P2 chromosome 6, CSIRO_AGI_Rlap_v1, whole genome shotgun sequence, the DNA window actaaggcatgcctggaacgttcatcaagtgttctacacactaatttcaccgtaaataattatgctgacgaattctgaccgactttagacaagatttcatcaatcatgtccccggataggtcttctaaaatttttggttgtctatccttaacattcattttttttatactgtaaaaatagatgagagttagattcgtaaaagataattatcaaataatacaagcaattttcacatacaacaagaaaagtacaagcacacttattttacatattttacacctcatgattacaactctttattccgactcactagtttcttcttcttcggacctgtttcgttttgctcattttctagggatatatgatattcctctaatacgagccgttgttttcacaaatggtttagaaaaacctggtggcttagaggttcccgggttattgttacaacttaaaaaaTACGAGTGTtgaagatacatataaagttcatcggggttggaatcaggtttctctattttgatgccctttcccttattattttcttttgctttttcaaattgggtcgaggtaatttctataacatcatcggaatcctcatcgggatccgattcatcaaaaaattggtaatcttcccaatattttgcttcctcggtggaaacaccattgaccattattaactttggtccattggttgaggattttcttttatttatctgtttttctgtggttcctaatatttcctcctccagaacctcttctttcggttcctcttcttccggttcctcttcttccggttcctcttcttccggttcctcttcgggaatttgtgaatcttcccaaaatatattcgactcttcattattattagttgagtcaatgggatttgtactagaggtagacatctatcacacaatatcaaacacgttaagagattaatatatcacataatatttacatgttaataatatatagtttccaacaaaagtgttaagcaatcgttcttaaagaaaacacggtcgaagtccagactcactaatgcatcctaacaaactcggttagacacacactaatgcaatttctggttctctaagaccaacgctcggataccaagtgaaatgtcccgttcatatagattataaacgttccatattaattgatttcgtcgcgaggttttgacctctatatgagacgtttttcaaagactgcattcatttttaaagcaaccataacttctattttatcgataaaggtttaaaaagcattacgtagattatcaaataatgataatctaaaatatactgtttacacacgaccattacataatggtttacaataaaaatatattacatcgaaataagtttcttgaatgcggtttttacacaatatcatacaagcatggactccaaatcctgtccttattttagtatgcaatagcggaagctcttaataatcacctgagaataaacatgcttaaaacgtcaacaaaaatgttggtgagttataggtttaacctatatattatcaaatcataataatagattacaagatttcatttttataacacatctcatatcaggcattttgcaaactgcatagagataaaaatcattcatatggtgaacacctgataaccgacattaacaagatgcatatagaatatccccatcattctgggatacccatcggacatgataaactcgaagtactaaagcattccaaattcaagAATggaggttgttagttcccgtaaatctacctttaggattcgcgtcatttaggggccagttccctaattcttagactaccaagctaaaaggggcatattcggtttaataattcaaccatagaatgtagtttcgattacttgtgtctatttcgtaagacatttataaaactgcatgtattctcatccccaaaaatatcagattttaaaagtgggactataactcactttcacagatttttacttcgtcgggaagtaagacttggccactggtcgattcacaaacctataacaaatatgtacatatatatatcaaagtatgttcaaaatatatttacaacatttttattacgttttaatgatttgagtttgttaagtcagcagtcctcattagtaacctacaactagttgtccacagttagatgtacagaaataaaacaatatatattatctcgaatcaatccatgacccagtgtctgcaagtctcagactcgattacaactcaaagtatatatatattattttgaaatcaacctcaaccctgtatagctaactcaaatattactgcatatagagtgtctatggttgttccgaaatatatatatttatatgggtcgatatgatatgtcaaaacattgtatacgtgtctatggtatcccaagatttcataatatgtataatacaatataaattaattaggatatgtttagtctaggtatgttacaaaattttcgtagctaaaactagcaaatttatccaattttgttttatccgtcatttcttcgtttcaaatccgttttgagtgattcaagttgctatggtttcatattgaaattaagtttTTGAATCTaataagtataagtttatagtcggaaatacagtttacaactcaatattataagaggtagtcattgtagtcgaaagaatgacgtcttgatgaccattttgaaaaacatacttccactttgagtttaaccataatttttggatatagtatcatgttcataagaaaaatcattttcccagaagaacaacttttaaatcaaagtttatcatagtttttaattaactaacctaaaacagcccgcggtgttactacgacgcgtatttccggttttacggtgttcttcgtgtttccaggttttaaatcattaatttagtatatcatatagatatagaacatgtgtttagttgattttagaagtcaagttagagagattaactttgtttgcgaacaagtttagaattaactaaactatattctagtgattacaagtttaaatcttcgaataagatggttttatatgtatgaattgaatgatgatatgaacatcattactaccttaattttagtaggtaaacctactggaaatgagaaaaatagatctagcttcaaaggatccttggatggcttgcaagttcttgaagcagaatcatgacatgaaaacaagttcaagtaagatttccactcgaaataagattgttatagttatagaaattgaatcaaagtttgaatatgaatattaccttgaataagaaagataacctcctataattaacaaaggtttattgatcatggatgattacttggaatggatttgaaagcttggaagtaaactagtaaacttgaaagtgttattgaagtgttcttgagtagttgttttgtaggttgatcaaaggttggatttatgagctagattgatgtagattttgatgaatatgatgaagaacacttagaacatcatcatgaACCAAGAGAGATCAAATttatgaaagaaaattgaaaaatgcaagtgtgTGGGTGAGTGAAATGGGACGTGAACCATGGTGTCCATTTAAgcaagttgtaatttgatttttagtgaataattcatgctagtagccaaaattttggttccacatgtttgttgactatctagggctgctaagagctgaattagtatgtgtatataccaatagtatacacgtctaggagttgggtattgtacgagtaccaatacgagtgcatactagtagaattgttgatgaaaatgaatgaggatgtaattgtaagtatttttgtgttaagtagaagtactttgatatgtgtcttgaagtctttcaaaagtgtactaatacatctaaatacactacatgtatatacattttaactgagtcgttaagtcatcgttagtcgttacatgtaagtgttgttttgaaacctttaagttaacaatcttgttaaatgtaattaattcattgttattatacttaaatgagatgttaaattgttatgttaatatgataacatggtgtatgaatatatcttaacatcatatatatatatatatatatatatatatatatatatatatatatatatatatatatatatatatatatatatatatatatatatatatatattaaaatactattacaacgataatcgttacatatatatattgtttcaaaatccttaagttagtagtctcatcttacttttatagttcattgttaatacactcaatgatatacttaattatcattttatcatgttaaatattgtataccaatatcttattacaatacatatgtatttagtaagacgttattataacgataatcgttatgtatatcatttcgagcttcataattcaatattctcatttttatgtatatcacacattgttaatatacttagtgagattcttacatatcataatctcattttaaccatatatatgtccatatatatatatatcatcgtgtcgtttttacaagttttaaagttcgtgaatcgccggtcaacttgggtggtcaattgtctacatgaaactcataacaaataatcaagtcttaacaagtttgattgcttaacatgttgaaaacatttaatcatgttattattagatatcatttaatatatataattatggaaaagttcgggtcactacattctactatatgtagatgatattttgatcgtagggaaagatgcaacgaagatcaaccagctgaagaaggaactctctaagtcttttgacatgaaagacttaggacatgctcaacaaattttgggaatgcagattacccgagatagaaagaatagaaggttatggctatctcaggagaagtatattgaacgaatgCTTAAAcggttcaatatgaacaatgccaaacctgttagcattccattagccaaccatttcaagttaagtaagAGATCATGTCCCTCATCCATGGAAGAGATCGGagagatgtcgtcagtaccatattcttcagcagttggaagtttgatgtatgcaatggtgtgtacgaggcccgatattgctcacgcagtgggaacagtgagtcgttttctctctaacccctggaaagagcattggaatgcggtaaaatggattctcagatatcttaaagatacaacgaagatatgtctttgttacgggggagctgatccaatcttggaaggctatacggaTGCTGATATGGCTGGAGAtcttgatagtaggaaatctatttcaggattcatttacacttttgcaggatgagttgtttcatggcagtcaagactacagaagtatgttgcattatccacaaccgaagcagaatatattgctgccacggaagctggaaaagaaatattgtggttaaagcgttatcttcaagaatttggaatcaagcaaaaggagtacaaggtacattgtgatagtcagagtgctctagatttgagaaagaactccatgtaccattcccgtacaaaacatattgatattcgctatcattggatacgcgaggtaattgatcgacaactgttgagactagtgaagatccatacaaaggagaatcctgcggatatgttgacaaaggtggtgactcgagagaagctaATGTTATGCAGAGATATAACCGGGATGTGTTTTCCCTGTATACGGCTGGAGTGGGAGAATTGATAAGTTCCAGCCGTAATCTAGTATCTTCTAGATGCCGCTAGATGTCTCCATTCTAGCCGCAATCTAGAAGATACTAGATATTCAAAGTTGCCAATTTTGACTATGGATAAGAAAGTAGCAAAATTGAATTCAATGACGGCTAGCCACTTGTTTTTCCGTTCACACCATAAGGAAGTAGCAAAATTGAAAACAGTTACAGCTAGCCACCATTTTTGTGTTCACActatctccgttcacaccattccacctcctcaaaactttctataaatagaggtgcaaagctCTATTGTAATTCATTCACAAAAAGTGTAATCACACCTAGTTAATGTGTGTGAGTTAAAGTGTAATCataaccaagagtgaatacatcctagatagtggtgagattcctagtgtgttagtttgagtttttttttttttttttttttttttttttgtaagagttttgtaatactctgtaatatattcttgtgagtaatagagttattttctctcaaatttctgTCTACCAACGTCCAGACGATCCTCTTATAAATCACCACACATATGATGTGGCATGTTGCTACTGGTTTATTCCGATTTTCTTTATTAGTGTTGGACATAAAACTGATGTTGCTACTGGTTATAATCCTGTTGGTTATACATTTTAGACCTCACAATGTTTATAATCTTTCTGGCTTTTAACTTCCCATGGTTGAAGACATAGGACTAGTAGTCAAAACTACAGCACAGATGTATGCATGGTCCACACAGGTCAACTATCATGGATGTAATTCTATCTGCTATCGTATAACTTTGTGTATGCTTTGTGTCACTGCTTATTCAATTCCATCCTGGATATCAAAACAATTATAAAATCTCCAACATGCATGCCCATATATAGTTTCTTTAGCAGGTAACATATGTAGGACCAAagcatatatataattgaaatgaacttatatctttttgcAAACAAATTAAGCAATTAAAGACTAAATTTCCATGCTTTCCTTTCTTGAATTCCAGTTAACTAAATTTTCAATGATGTTAGAATTTTTTTTTCCTTGCATTCACTTGCATATGTTACCCTCCCCATATATATGAGTATTGATTTACAATATTAtttgagtcttaattggttagtttcaCAAATTCACATTGGATACTAATTTTTTAGATGGGTCAGTGAATTGAGGGTAGTAATGGACCAATACTACCTAAAGACGATGATTTAACTTGATGTATTCAAGTTACACAAAGATACAAACGGAAAAATACTAACCGAATAATATATATTCCGTATCATGCATGGAGAAATGTAAAAGATAAACATACCTTGTGTCCACGGGCCCTTTTGATTTTGAGAGGTGTAACGTGTTATCATATGAACCCCGCACAAGTTTAGCCCCCCCTCATTCCTCTCTTCTATATCTTCTTTGATAATGTGAATCCAATTGACTAAAATCATTTGTCGTTCGCCCaaaaattgataaaaaaaaaaaaaaaaaaacttaacattATTGTGTGTTCATCTCTTAATCGACTCATAGGAGTTAAGAAGTAAGAAAATGAAGGTATTTGATGGTTAGATACCTAGGATTTTCATATTATAAGTTTCAATTCATAAGCATTGTATTATTGCATTATGTACGAATGTACCTGTTTTAACCgtttagtttttattatatatTGTTTGCAGATCTTTGATTGGGTGCACCGGAGGCTTCATCACAAACGTTAGAGCCTCATTTCCTTAATTAGCTATCGCGTTTTCATCTCTTGTTTTACGTTTCTACCAGTGGCGGAGTTTTAATAGAGATATGTTGGGACACCCGCCCCATCTGGATTCAAAAAATAAGATTTTTACATCAaaaaattttattaaaaaataaggtttttattaCTGTTTACCCCCTGTCAATGATAAAATTATGAGATGGGGGTAACCACCCCATCTATAGTCGAATTCAAGTTCTGCCTCTGATTTCTACTTGTTTATATatctgaataataataatatttatcattaaTTCGTCTCAGATGAAGTTGTCCAAGATGTCACAAAGGCTGACTTTACCGAAATTAGGAAGGATAAGGTAGCACTACTCGAAAATGAAGGGTTAGACAATGTGTTTGATGGTTGGAAGGAAGGTATATTCGCAATTGGGACATTTGGGTTTGATCCTGAATTGCCTAAAGATTACAAACCAGATGATAACACATACTTATGTGACATCAATCATAAACATCTTCAATATGTTTGTGAAAATGTGAATGAGGACGACGAATGTGACTGTGATCAAGAAGCGGAAATGGAGCTTCCATTAGTAGTAAAAGCTTCTAAGCATGGGTTTTTTCATGCGGAGGCGAATGACCAATTAGAATGCGAAAAAAATACTAAATCCAATGATATTGAAGATGGTGTAGAGGATACTAATGAGGTGAAGAAGGAAAAGAATGCAAGTGAAAGAATCACTCTTGCTGATTTATTTTTGGCTGATTCTGAAAATAACTTGTTAAAGAACAAAAAGTTGGCTTATGATCAAGATCAAGTCAAAGTCAAGTACAATCCTACTGATCAATCCAACATGAAACATGAATCGAACGATGATAGGGTTTCTTTAATATCGGATAAGAAGCTCAAAAAAGAGCATGCAATTCGTCCCTTCAAGAAAATGAATCGAGTGAGCATTCAATCATCTATTTATGTCGCTAACTAATCGATTAGCATGATTATTGTAATGTGTGTTAGTAAATATTatgattttttttctttctgtttttaaaGATGATGAGAAAGATGTTGAGGAAGAAGATCCATCCGGACCTAGAGATTCAAAAAGACGGTGTACGTACAAAGCCCGTTCGCCTACCTGGATCAGTACATGTGAACGCATAGTaactatatatgtaagtatatatatattcacaaaacATGTTAATTATGAAAAAGATCGAATTTACGGAGTAATTAGTGTATTGTTTTTGTTTGCAGCTATATGGAGGAACGTGTTTGCAGTTGTATGGTGCTGAAAATTATTGATTACTGTATTTTGTTTGGTTTTTTCACTTGCCACCATGTTGTATGTTTGGTTAAGTTTCTCATATTCTTGTTTGTTTAATTTCGgcatttattttagtttataaactaATGCTTGTATTCGATAAAATTTCTCGTTTGAGCTCATAAACCTGCAGCCCCAACAATGGCGGATCTACGATTGGTGGTCACTAGTGTCACCAGTTGAAATCCCAAAAAAAATTCTATTAGATGACTTATTTCAGTGGTATCACACAAAAAAATTCACACTATCCACTGGTATCATTAGTTAAAACCCAAAAACATTTTCACTGCATCGCGTATTTCATTGGTGTCCCATGCAACCACTGGTTACACACTAGATCTGCCCCTGAGCCCCAAACCCTATAAGTCCAATGTTTTGAGTTATCGGTTGGGTTCAAGCGTTTTTACTATCTATATTCACTGCTTGTGCTTGCTTGCATACCACCCTCTTTATCATTGGAACTTCTATGGGAAAAACACCTTGTATGCCTCCCTGTTCCATCTCTCTATAAAATGTCAAACCTTCCCAGTACTCCCCCAATTTCATTTCCCTCTTCGGCAGAATTTGTAACACTCCGTCAAAAttcattaacggcgatgttaactatGGTCCCAGTGCAtgacttgacttctatgtaacagcaaagttttacagcggaaacaattaatacctgagataaaacatgcaaaacgagtcaacaataatgttgagtgaatccacatgtttaagtaaacaatacagtatgtttaagaaaagaTTTTTAGAAAAACGTTTATCAGCataagaccaccaaagtttaataTCAAAAGTTTGCAGACAGAAATTTTCAAGTTTTAAACTGTTTGTAAACaacgatgtcaagtttcaactgtgtatTACATCAAAAATGTTTTGTTTCTCCTTCTTGTAAAACACAAGTTTAAGTAACCAAATGTAAAGTATGAGACCACCAAGGTTTCATATCAAAAGTTTGTAGACAGCACCATGTCCTGTTTCAAATGTTCGTAAACCACAGGTTTAAGTAACATAAAGCAGGGTCTGAAAAGCAGTATTCAGAGTAATAATTCTTTGTTTTAGACAACGAGATTTTCTGCGTACAACCCAAATGTTGTAAtaagtatatacaatccaatgagcACTTGAATACTAACCTAACACCTCGAGTAGTTTAGAACTATTCTTATCCTTTACCCCATCTAAGTATACACTTGCCTTGGTGTACGTTAACGAAAAATAAGCACCGCAATATGTAGGGTGAGGCTGTCAAACCTAACAGATCCGCCCCTATGATTCGCGCTTACAAAGTACCTAAAGtattcaagctaagggatttttaggAAACAACTCATATGTATACTAAGCACTCATGTCAAAAGTAAAAGTATTTGTAAATAGTTTAAGAAACAGTTCGaagtagcatgtatctcatcctaAAAGTATTAgtgaaaatgggactgtagactcaccttgtgtGCATGGTAAATGATTGTTAAAAGTAGTACGTAGACCGGATGATTACAAACGTATAACGCAACCTAATCATTTAGATTGTTCAAGTAATTTTATTATATCACGCCATGTTATTCCATAGTGTACATGTAATTTATAGCTCAGTCCGACTCGGTAAGATTGTAATAGTTAACacagttcatgcaagtcaacaaaagtcaaacttggtcaagtagtcaaccaaagtcaaatacctcagtatgttatgtaatcttggtCAATGAATCAACCTTGGGTCAACTTTATCGTATCGTTTCGGTTTCATGTAAGTCATGCAAACAACAAGAATAAATCACAACACACAAATCATGGCAATGTGGTAAACTCTAGATCAAAAGAACATGTTATAAGCTTTCTAAAAAGTCTAGTCATGCCCTTAGATGATTTCTATAACTCATGTTTCATACGAATTTCACCAAGTCATTTTCTGCTCGCGCAACAATTTTATTTCGTGAATCttaagtctaaattgagtgtttacTA includes these proteins:
- the LOC139855804 gene encoding protein TILLER ANGLE CONTROL 1-like isoform X1; its protein translation is MVEDIGLVVKTTAQMYAWSTQIFDWVHRRLHHKHEVVQDVTKADFTEIRKDKVALLENEGLDNVFDGWKEGIFAIGTFGFDPELPKDYKPDDNTYLCDINHKHLQYVCENVNEDDECDCDQEAEMELPLVVKASKHGFFHAEANDQLECEKNTKSNDIEDGVEDTNEVKKEKNASERITLADLFLADSENNLLKNKKLAYDQDQVKVKYNPTDQSNMKHESNDDRVSLISDKKLKKEHAIRPFKKMNRMMRKMLRKKIHPDLEIQKDGVRTKPVRLPGSVHVNA
- the LOC139855804 gene encoding protein TILLER ANGLE CONTROL 1-like isoform X2 — its product is MKIFDWVHRRLHHKHEVVQDVTKADFTEIRKDKVALLENEGLDNVFDGWKEGIFAIGTFGFDPELPKDYKPDDNTYLCDINHKHLQYVCENVNEDDECDCDQEAEMELPLVVKASKHGFFHAEANDQLECEKNTKSNDIEDGVEDTNEVKKEKNASERITLADLFLADSENNLLKNKKLAYDQDQVKVKYNPTDQSNMKHESNDDRVSLISDKKLKKEHAIRPFKKMNRMMRKMLRKKIHPDLEIQKDGVRTKPVRLPGSVHVNA